The Mercurialis annua linkage group LG7, ddMerAnnu1.2, whole genome shotgun sequence genome includes the window GGAATTAGAAAAAAAAGGTATAAACAAAGGCATACACGGTAGTTCTCATTTCCTGTAGTCAGTATTAGGTTAAAAAGCATGATCGATCATCTCGGGTTGGACAATTGAATAGCTTCTTGGTGAAGAGTGGAATGTTCAGGCCAGAGAAAGTGGGAAGACATGAGTGAGAACTCTTGATTCCTGACGTCCTCCAGCTGCTCCCACTCCGTCCATCTCTCTGTCAGGCCCGTTCCTTGAAGCAGCTTCACCACTTCCGCCATTCTCGGGCGCAGTTCCGGTGAGCTTTGGGTGCAAAGCAGAGCAACCTTCACCAATATCTCTACTTGTTTCCGGTCATAACACTTCAAGTTTCCATCCACAATGTCATCCACTCTATTTTCTCTGACCAACTTTTTGGCCTGCTTGACGTCGCATATATCATTTCAGAGACGAACAAAAATTAGAAATACGAAAGAGTAAAGAGTAAAAGGTCCAAGTCTTACATGATCAATCAAAAGAACATCCTCTTCCTCATCTAGTCGGGCAAGATCGATTGCACGCTTACCATTCACCAATTCCAGAAGTGTTACCCCATATCCAAAAACATCAGTCTTTTCTGAAGATTTTCCAGTCGACAAATATTCTGGGGCAATATGACCCATTGTACCACGTACCTGAGTCGTCACATGAGTCAGCTGTGTGTCGACTGCCTTTGCTAGCCCAAAATCTCCAACAACAGCTTCAAAATGGTCATCTAAGAGAATGTTGGCAGCCTTTAAATCACGGTGTATTATCTTAGGATTACAATGCTCATGCAGATACTCCAACCCATGAGCTGCACCAAAGGCCACGCGTCTCCTTGTATCCCAATCCAGCCCCTTTTCTCCGGCTTTTAACTCTATACTAAATTAACAACAAAACATAAATATCCACTAACTTGATCCATTTTATTATACTGATATTAGAGAACAATGACAGAATGAAGCATGGTGTTTATATAAGGACTAATTTACCTCTCAGGTGATATGCAACACTGAGATTTTGCATATACGGATAAACAAGGATTCTCTCCGAGGAAGTTGTACAAAACCCAATCAACCGTAAAAGATTCTTATGAACTGCAACACTAATAATTTGAACCTCTCTATGGAAAGCAGCCTCTCCTCCTGGACTATTACAATCTGAAAGACGTTTTACGGCAATCTTTGTGTTGTCTGAAAGGACGCCTTTATACACTTTTCCAAATCCTCCCTGTCCAATTATGTTGTTTTCACTGAAATTGCCAGTAGCCAGTTGGATTTCACGCCAAGAAAATCTTCTAAGCTGTCCAAAAGAGACTTTGCGGTCATCTTCACCTAAGATTTTATATGTTCACAAGATTAAACAGGTGTTAGACTATGAAAGCAGTCTGGTTCATCAACTTCATAATCACGACGCAGCCTTGCATGAAGTTCTTATCAAAGAACCTAATAAGTAATGGCACTGCTATTAATGAAGGAAAAGAAAATTACCAGCAACATCAACAAAAACATCATGTTTGAGTCTGCGGGATCTATGATATTGGCATGCAAAGCCAAGGAGCAAAAGTATGAAAGCGCCACAGCATGCGGTAATGACAATGATTTTCAGTCTTGACTTCTTGGTTGGAACTGCAAAATAAATTCTAGCTTAAGCTCCACTTGATGTCTGACATCACTGAGAAACACACACAGCATAAGAAGAATTTAACAAACAAACCTGCAGGAGACCTTGAGATGCAAGGTTCTGCCAAATTGGAGCCACAAGTAAGACCTGTCGCTGTAAAACTGAGAGCAAAGTATTCATTAACAAGCACATTAAAACGCTCTAGATACATGCTACACATGCATCAATTCTGATTCATTTTGGGTAAACATAATACTCTATTAATCTGTTACACATAATTTAAGTATGTAAATGAGCAAGTGTTCAATTAACTGATAGTTTACATCAAGCGACATGCTCAAGACATTTAAACTATTACAATGAGATTTGCTTGTGTCGCATGCTTAAAGGAGAAATCAAAATTTGAGGATGCCTTAATTAACATGTAACTTCTGTTGGTTTACTATCAGTGAAAGTAGGAAAGTAAATTACGAATGACGATAAACACATCATGCAAGTTCCAACTTGACAACCTAGAACAATGCATGGACTACAGTTTCTATCTGCAACATTGGCCATGATCTTCTGTTATGATTAGTCGATAAGTATCGTGTCACAGGGTGATGACCTTCTTTTGAAGGTTGTCTTGTTCTTGATTTATTATGCCTTTTAGCTAAAATGATTGTTGGAAATGGAGAGTGCTGCCCACCCGGAAACTCTAGAGAGAGTTTCCTAACCGAgttgttttgaatttttcgataattttattaagggttaattacatataaaatcaccacctttacacaaaattgcaaaaataacatgacctttaaaacgtggcaattcagggcaccacctttcatttcttttcaaaaacaacatgtacatatttttagtggcatttttgctaacgtggcatgacacgtgtcactcccatcgggtgtccaagccagcaaaattttatctaaaaatgtgcccatgttgtttttgaaaagaaatgaaaggtgatgccctgaattgacacgttttaaatgtcgtgttatttttgaaaattcgtgtaaaggtggtgattttatatgtaattaacccttttattaaTAAGCTGAACAACTATATATAATACAATTAGTCTTGGGTAGCAAGACTCCTAATAGTACTAGAAAATATAATACTCCTtctgtcccattctaattgagaaaattctCATTGCACAttgtttaagaaattttagtaactTACTTTTGTATCCtcatattacattaaatgcttcaccacttttttttaaatatgcttTTAATATGCATTAATTGAGGGCAAAAGAAGAAAAGTAGTGTAAAAAGTATTCTATAAATAGAAGTTCTCAAATAGAATGGGACactcaaaatagaaaatttgttcaattagaatgggacggagggagtactaaatAAAAAGATTCCTAATTGGAATATTACTAGGAAACATAATACTATGGAATAAGAAACCAACTGAATAAGAAagaatctaataaaaaaaatagctccTAAATATTAAACTGTTAGCTAGGCGTCTTTACTGTCAATTGCCAAATCATTCTTCTTCATGCTTCTGGAATAGACTTACCATAGAATAAGTCCATAACATCTGCATGGACTTATTTGCTTTTCAATTTGAATATGTATACTGGTGTCTAAATTCCAAAGATTGAAAAGAATCTGGATCAATGTTGGCTCTACTACCTTATCCATTTGCAGTTTTCTATATGGAACAATACAAAGCAGCTTCCTAGCATTATAACTGAGAAGATTCCACTAAAATTCCAGATCTGTCCATCACACCAGGCTATTAGCTTTTCATCATTCTCTGCTCTTTATCCCCATTGCATATTCTCCTCTCTGTCTATGGGTAGGGATTGGTAGTGAAGGGGGGTGGGCAGGATACAACTTTCAATAAAGCTTGGCAAGAATTAACCTAAGATGGAACTGATACCAGCCTAGCTCTCGCCATTTAAGATGAAGTCAAAAGGCTTTgatacttttaaaaattcacCAGGCTAAAAAGAACCAGTAATAGCTGAATAGCTATCACCATCCAAGAGTAAGATAACTTGTGTAAAAAATGGAAGCTTAGATTATGCAAAACTCATCTGAAAACTTAGAACtctaattcaaaatatatattgaagAAAGATGGACCAATAATGCTTTTTCTTTAGTCTGTCAGAAATCATTATCAGAACAAGATATTTGCACATGCATGGGAGTTACACACATACCCTTTATAccaatttttgtggattaataAAAGAGAATTCACTGAAAATTGAGACCCCAGTCATTCCACGGTGATCACTTCAGATTACATTGTGTCAGTGCTCGGAGATATATTGATTATTGAAAAGTAGGCTAAATCCTTCATAAAGTCTCTAAACTATAGGGTAACTGATCCCAGTGTTGTTTAAGGCGCAAGGCGCTCTCAAGGCGAGATAGCCATATATCGCCCGAGGTGAGAAGCGCTAAAAAAGCGCTCGCCTTATCGAAGTAAGGCGCCAAtacctaaaaatattaaatatatatatttaataaaaaatcataaatcataaatataaaactcttaaatttctaaatttaaaccATAATCATAAAGCTAATAGATCTATAATAATAGTCCTAACCCTAAATACTTATCATGCAATACCAAAATCACAACGAGTTTCAACTTTCAACAAAAGACGATCTTATAACTAATCAGAATAAGGACCTaaattcaatcactaaaatatcCATCAACATCTTCATCAAATTCAATGCTAACATGTAGCTGctaactttttgtttttttttccatCATATACTACTGTAATTCCAACTTAACATGTTCAGGACACTTCAAACATCTTCTTGCATCTTTATTACCTCCGATTTGATGTAGCTTTGCTCTATATATGCCACCATTTGTGACTTTCCCACAAAAAGAACAAGTAACTGGATTTGGGTCACTAGGATTTTGCAAGTAGTTGTATTTCCATCCCGGATCCTTCTTCTTTTCAGTTGTTGAACCATCAGTGCATGGTTGAGGTTGGCTATCCATGGCGTGAGAAGAAAGAATAAAAGGCTCTGCTCTTTTTTTTCTACTGaacgtatattttaatttgaagttATTGTGTTTTACTTAATCCTAAACACTTAAATAGAAACTTGAATAGACTTTTAGACTTCCTAAAAGACTTTTAAACTTCCTAAGTTAAATCCATTTAAAGCATTAATTAAGGCATTAATTAAGGCTATCAAATAGGAATGTCTAGATTAGAGTAAAAGTCAcctaaaaaacgtaaaaaaacaaaaaattcaatACAGCGTGCTTTTTTCATATTCCAAGGCGGGCCAAGGCGAGCGCTTAAGCAAATAAAGCGCTCGCCTTACTGAAGGCGCCTCGACTGGAAGGTCTGGAGGCGCCATCAGTCTGTGGCGCCTCGCCTGAGCGCCCGCTTTTAATAACACTGACTGATCCTGCACTAAACATTCAAGtaaactaaactattttttctttttgaaaactgaactttcatttttttcattttggtattttccgactaaaaatgcttaggtggctgccgaaattattattttctacaTGAAAACTTGCCATGGATGcataatttgacctaaaaacTTCTTCTTAAAGTAAAATTATGTAcgtgtgataaattttcaaagtaaaactagCAAAATCCGGTCGCACATGTCAACTTCCGGCTGCAACATAAACATTTTTGccgaaaaatatcaaaacagaaaaaaatgaaagttcaatgatcaaaaagaaaaaaaaaatagtttagtaactgaaatgaaaaaatttaagaattcaATGATAgtcaggatcaattaccctataagctttttttttcacttgtcCTAACATATATTTTGCATTAAGTAATcctttaactatttattttgtacAATCGTGATCcttctataaataaaattacaaaaaatggcgtcgtttcgattggcATAAAACTACGATTTTTCATACCTAAAAGGACCGCATGCgtacaaaataaatagttaaggGGCTACTTAAATGCAAGTATATGTTAAGGACTTAGTGAAATAAAAGCTAATAGTATAAGGACTTTAAGACGGGTTTAGCCAAGAAAGTAAATCAAAGAATTAACGTTGGGAAGAAAACTGgtcaaaatagagtaaaaagtAGATGCCCAAAGCAAATAAGAAACATTAAAGAGTTAacttattaaaacaaaatcaaaagaaggATACACATATTAATGGAACTTACTTGAACTCAGGAATTGAAAATAGTTGCACTGGTACTCGTCCGATTAAGTTGTTTGAAGAAATATCCCTGTCATGAAGAGAAGGAAACGGAATTTGAGCGAGCTCAAAGGTGAATAACAgaagaaattaaatgaaaaaaatagatcAACCATAGTTAAATACTTCGAAAAGATCATTGTTATTAAAGGCGAAGGGCGCTCCGCTCCGCCAAGGGGTCCTAGTGCCCGAGGCGCGAGGCACCCGCCTTTCGAAAGAAAGgcgttagaaaaaaaaaatcacaaaataaaatttgtaaaaatcataaatatattcTTCAtacgtaaaataaaaaaataagcacAACCCCCATAAACTtaataatttagattttttaagtctaactaacaataaaataaattaagataagCTTGATGCAAGGGTGAGGCCCTGGCCAGTGCCTGAGACAAGCCTTTCACAACAATGGAACAGATGTTTCCTAAAgattttcttttatcttttatgAACTGCTGTTAGTTGATTAAACTATACTagttaaaactgaaataaaGTTGGCATGCAACTTGCACTTGAAGATGAATTAGAACCAGCAAATAGAAAGTTTTCTGACATTAATTCAATGAGCTAGAAAAATAAAGCATAGGTAATACGAACAGCCTTATTTACatcaatcaaaattcaattttgatGTTACTAAGAAAAATGCAACTTAACAGATGCAGCTTAAACAATTAAATGAATGGTTCATATACTAAAAAACTCCTACTAGCAAATCTCATACACAACAACAATCTAAGGAACTTTTACGCAAAATCTGTGTATGTTTCACAGCCATATAAATAGAACAAGTAAATTGGACTCTTCAATAATCATTAATTGCATACTTACATACGCTTTAAGTTAACCAGCTTTCCCCAACTGCTAGGTATAGAACCTTGGAATTTATTATTAGCAAGATTTAGATTTTCAAGGTGCACCAGGTTGGCAAGATAATCAGGCAATGACCCAGATAAATTATTGTTCTGCAGTTCCCTGAATGGAGCACAATAACTTTATGAACATCATCATAGTACAGAAATATGCATGTCTAATATACAACTacatgtgtatatatatataattcaaagATCAAAAGATAAACAGAAAAAAAAGTTTTCATGATATGACTCGGCCTGATAAATAAAGCAAAGTAATAGAAGAATTACAGGAAGCaaagtaaataaaaagaatGTCTATCCAAGTTTACCATCACAAAACTTCTATCCATTAGCCTGCAATTAAAGCAATTGGATTTCGGTTCTTGAATGTTTTGCTGTGCAAGCTGATTATACTAGTGTTTTCACAAGCATTTGATGATCTATGTTCTATAAATCTGGTTCATCATGCATGCAGTGCAATCTTATGATCACAGTAAATCAACTAACAAGTTAACCAAGAACTTCAGTTTGGTGATTGCAGGTGAAAGGGTTCCAGAAAATCCATTTGAAGCCAAGCTCCTGCAAGATAGTAGATTCACAAAGTAAATGTCCTGTAAGAAAATAGACAACAACGATTATgagaaaattgaaacgaaaactGAAGAACGCGAAGCATGTATTGCattcgttacgaaaaaaatggaAAGCAAATGCAGCACTTACAGGGATATGACATTTCCATTTGTGCAAGTGACATGAGACCAACTAAAGCAAGGGCTAACAAAAAAGTAATTCCAATCCGCCATTCGGTGATTCGAATCATTGAGTCCTCTAAGAAGCTCAATCAAAGCTTCACCTACACATTAGTAAAATAGTTAAAAGCTTATTCAAATGATTTGGAAACAAGAGCAGAGGATAGATAGCAGCAAACCTTGTAGGTCAGGATCCTTGGAGGTATAAGCAACAGCTACAAAATTAAGGAATAGGAGACAGGTGATGGCTGTTGAGAAACATGTTGCCACCATTTGTATTTTCTGCAAACAAATACACATAACATACATATAACTATGTTTAATTTCTGCTCTAGTTTACATAAAAGCAAGAAATTTGATGTAAACCAAGTATAACAAACCCTCCCACCAACTAAATATGGACCAAATTGCAAAAGAAGATGAAATCTGATACCTGCAAACACAAAATTGTGGGAATGATGAAATGGATTAATCATTGTGCCAAAACTAAAAGGGAGGGACCCAGAAAGCAACCGAGGAAGTGGGATGAGAATGAGAATCCCACTAcgtttaattaatcaaaatcaaaaaacaatAGTAGCAGATGCCACACCcataattcattttattatttctacAATAAACCATCAATTCACCCACTAAATATCAAAATCGCCCAATTCAACTGTACAACCGGATCAAACACATCCTCCCACATACTTCCCCCATTCTCATACTATGGGCTAATAATCGGTCCTTGACTTTTATTGGTCCGATCACAAAaccccaaatatttaaaagagaaaattacgcCATTTaccgaaaaaataaaaataattaaaaaactatatgttgatttttttcatacaaaaatattaataatatttacaaaagtacaaaaaaattaaaaaaatatcaaacatacggtgtatactgtggatataatgttagtatactaataaactaacattatatcaacattatatcaacaatataccaacattatacatactgagattttattaatattaaataaaaatttaccaaaattacatcaaatcgtatattaaaaattaaactaataatatactaaaattataccaacagtataccaagagtgaacacatcaaaatatactgaaattttattattacatcaacattacaccacatcgcatactaaatattaaccgaacaatatactaaaattatatcaacaatatacaaattctctagttcattaccaactatagtgaaaaatacatataaaacaaattatacatgttatcaactagtaggggtgtgcaaaaaccgaccgaaaccgaatttccaaaccgaaccgaaccgattttagaaattcggttcggttttttggtttttcagttcggttcggttttaataaataaaatttttgaatttttcggttcggttcggtttgggtgAAAAACCGACCGAGATAACCGAATTTCCGAATTGTTAAAAATGACATCGTTTTAATAAAAGTAATGCAGCCCCTCATTTAATAACACTTAACCCTAAAGCTAATTTCATTTTCACCTTTCCTCACAGCCGCCtccatttttcatttcttttctttctcaCATCTACTTGCCCACATCTTCTTCATCATAATTATTGCTTTTCCtctcattttattttcttcccTTTCTCATTAAgctacaattttatttttaggttttctaatttttaggTTGATTTCATTTTTGAGTTTTCTAGTTCTAACAATACAtctcatataattattttcttttttatatttaatt containing:
- the LOC126655272 gene encoding probable LRR receptor-like serine/threonine-protein kinase At5g63710 isoform X4; translated protein: MVATCFSTAITCLLFLNFVAVAYTSKDPDLQGEALIELLRGLNDSNHRMADWNYFFVSPCFSWSHVTCTNGNVISLSLASNGFSGTLSPAITKLKFLVNLELQNNNLSGSLPDYLANLVHLENLNLANNKFQGSIPSSWGKLVNLKRMDISSNNLIGRVPVQLFSIPEFNFTATGLTCGSNLAEPCISRSPAVPTKKSRLKIIVITACCGAFILLLLGFACQYHRSRRLKHDVFVDVAGEDDRKVSFGQLRRFSWREIQLATGNFSENNIIGQGGFGKVYKGVLSDNTKIAVKRLSDCNSPGGEAAFHREVQIISVAVHKNLLRLIGFCTTSSERILVYPYMQNLSVAYHLRELKAGEKGLDWDTRRRVAFGAAHGLEYLHEHCNPKIIHRDLKAANILLDDHFEAVVGDFGLAKAVDTQLTHVTTQVRGTMGHIAPEYLSTGKSSEKTDVFGYGVTLLELVNGKRAIDLARLDEEEDVLLIDHAKKLVRENRVDDIVDGNLKCYDRKQVEILVKVALLCTQSSPELRPRMAEVVKLLQGTGLTERWTEWEQLEDVRNQEFSLMSSHFLWPEHSTLHQEAIQLSNPR
- the LOC126655272 gene encoding probable LRR receptor-like serine/threonine-protein kinase At5g63710 isoform X3 — protein: MGIRFHLLLQFGPYLVGGRKIQMVATCFSTAITCLLFLNFVAVAYTSKDPDLQGEALIELLRGLNDSNHRMADWNYFFVSPCFSWSHVTCTNGNVISLSLASNGFSGTLSPAITKLKFLVNLELQNNNLSGSLPDYLANLVHLENLNLANNKFQGSIPSSWGKLVNLKRMDISSNNLIGRVPVQLFSIPEFNFTATGLTCGSNLAEPCISRSPAVPTKKSRLKIIVITACCGAFILLLLGFACQYHRSRRLKHDVFVDVAGEDDRKVSFGQLRRFSWREIQLATGNFSENNIIGQGGFGKVYKGVLSDNTKIAVKRLSDCNSPGGEAAFHREVQIISVAVHKNLLRLIGFCTTSSERILVYPYMQNLSVAYHLRELKAGEKGLDWDTRRRVAFGAAHGLEYLHEHCNPKIIHRDLKAANILLDDHFEAVVGDFGLAKAVDTQLTHVTTQVRGTMGHIAPEYLSTGKSSEKTDVFGYGVTLLELVNGKRAIDLARLDEEEDVLLIDHAKKLVRENRVDDIVDGNLKCYDRKQVEILVKVALLCTQSSPELRPRMAEVVKLLQGTGLTERWTEWEQLEDVRNQEFSLMSSHFLWPEHSTLHQEAIQLSNPR
- the LOC126655272 gene encoding probable LRR receptor-like serine/threonine-protein kinase At5g63710 isoform X1, which gives rise to MVYCRNNKMNYGYQISSSFAIWSIFSWWEGLLYLKIQMVATCFSTAITCLLFLNFVAVAYTSKDPDLQGEALIELLRGLNDSNHRMADWNYFFVSPCFSWSHVTCTNGNVISLSLASNGFSGTLSPAITKLKFLVNLELQNNNLSGSLPDYLANLVHLENLNLANNKFQGSIPSSWGKLVNLKRMDISSNNLIGRVPVQLFSIPEFNFTATGLTCGSNLAEPCISRSPAVPTKKSRLKIIVITACCGAFILLLLGFACQYHRSRRLKHDVFVDVAGEDDRKVSFGQLRRFSWREIQLATGNFSENNIIGQGGFGKVYKGVLSDNTKIAVKRLSDCNSPGGEAAFHREVQIISVAVHKNLLRLIGFCTTSSERILVYPYMQNLSVAYHLRELKAGEKGLDWDTRRRVAFGAAHGLEYLHEHCNPKIIHRDLKAANILLDDHFEAVVGDFGLAKAVDTQLTHVTTQVRGTMGHIAPEYLSTGKSSEKTDVFGYGVTLLELVNGKRAIDLARLDEEEDVLLIDHAKKLVRENRVDDIVDGNLKCYDRKQVEILVKVALLCTQSSPELRPRMAEVVKLLQGTGLTERWTEWEQLEDVRNQEFSLMSSHFLWPEHSTLHQEAIQLSNPR
- the LOC126655272 gene encoding probable LRR receptor-like serine/threonine-protein kinase At5g63710 isoform X2, with protein sequence MINPFHHSHNFVFAGIRFHLLLQFGPYLVGGRKIQMVATCFSTAITCLLFLNFVAVAYTSKDPDLQGEALIELLRGLNDSNHRMADWNYFFVSPCFSWSHVTCTNGNVISLSLASNGFSGTLSPAITKLKFLVNLELQNNNLSGSLPDYLANLVHLENLNLANNKFQGSIPSSWGKLVNLKRMDISSNNLIGRVPVQLFSIPEFNFTATGLTCGSNLAEPCISRSPAVPTKKSRLKIIVITACCGAFILLLLGFACQYHRSRRLKHDVFVDVAGEDDRKVSFGQLRRFSWREIQLATGNFSENNIIGQGGFGKVYKGVLSDNTKIAVKRLSDCNSPGGEAAFHREVQIISVAVHKNLLRLIGFCTTSSERILVYPYMQNLSVAYHLRELKAGEKGLDWDTRRRVAFGAAHGLEYLHEHCNPKIIHRDLKAANILLDDHFEAVVGDFGLAKAVDTQLTHVTTQVRGTMGHIAPEYLSTGKSSEKTDVFGYGVTLLELVNGKRAIDLARLDEEEDVLLIDHAKKLVRENRVDDIVDGNLKCYDRKQVEILVKVALLCTQSSPELRPRMAEVVKLLQGTGLTERWTEWEQLEDVRNQEFSLMSSHFLWPEHSTLHQEAIQLSNPR